Below is a window of Euzebyales bacterium DNA.
GGTGGGCCAGTCTCGCACGGCGCCCGCGGACGCGGCGCTAGCCTGGCGCGCCATGGACGATCCCCGACCCACGGTCGGTGTGGTGGGTGCCGGCCAGCTGGCGCGGATGTGCTGGCAGGCCGCCATCGGGCTCGATGTCGACCTGCGCGTGCTGGCGGCCCGGCCGGACGACGCCGCCGCCGCCGTGATGCCCGACCCCCACATCGGTGACGCCGACGATCCCGACGCGCTGCGCCGGTTCGCCGCGGACTGCGACGTGCTGACCCTCGACCACGAGCTCGTGGACACCGCCACGCTGGCCGCGCTCGTCGCGGCGGGGGCGTCCGTCCACCCGGGCCCGGAGGCGCTGCGCTTCGCCCAGGACAAGGCCCATCAGCGTCGCAGGTTCGCCGACGCCGGCCTCCCCGTACCCGCGTTCACGGTCACCTCCGACCTCGCGGTCGCAGAGGCCTTCGCCGCGGTGCACGGCTGGCCGGTCGTATGCAAGCGCCCGCTGGGTGGCTACGACGGCCGCGGGGTGTGGTCGGTCAATGACGCCACTGCGCTCGCGCAGGTCTGGGACGAGGCCGCGGTCGAGGGCGCCGAGGTCCTCGTCGAGCACGCGGTGGCCATCGAGCGCGAGGTCGCGGTGGTCGTCGCCCGCGGACCCGACGGGCGCCACACCGCCGCACCCGCGGTCGAGACGGTCCAACGCGATGGCATGCTGCGCGAGCTGATCGTCCCCGCGCGCGTGCCGGCCGACGTGCAGCGTGACGCGATCGAGCTCGCCGCGGCGGTCGTCGACCTGGTCGACGTCGTCGGCATCTGCGCGGTCGAGCTGATCTGGGA
It encodes the following:
- a CDS encoding 5-(carboxyamino)imidazole ribonucleotide synthase: MDDPRPTVGVVGAGQLARMCWQAAIGLDVDLRVLAARPDDAAAAVMPDPHIGDADDPDALRRFAADCDVLTLDHELVDTATLAALVAAGASVHPGPEALRFAQDKAHQRRRFADAGLPVPAFTVTSDLAVAEAFAAVHGWPVVCKRPLGGYDGRGVWSVNDATALAQVWDEAAVEGAEVLVEHAVAIEREVAVVVARGPDGRHTAAPAVETVQRDGMLRELIVPARVPADVQRDAIELAAAVVDLVDVVGICAVELIWDASDLLINEIATRPHNSGHWTIDGAMTSQFENHLRAVLGLPLGSMEATAPAVCSVNVVGDAMGSWPQARLADALAVPDVHLHLYGKAPRPERKLGHVTATAHDLATARARAHAAAAALAGQPVDARG